In a single window of the Candidatus Methylacidiphilales bacterium genome:
- the rfbG gene encoding CDP-glucose 4,6-dehydratase, producing the protein MSSLLNLNSQLQLTKTFLGKNVFVTGHTGFKGAWLCEWLLSLGAKVHGFSLPEPVSSPCLFDQLGLASRMNDRRGDIRDGASVKKTVLEISPDFVFHLAAQPLVRLSYSTPVETWETNVMGTIHVLEALRALQEAKAASLRGVSTSDSNLSKVTTVAVLITTDKVYENREWLHGYREVDPLGGHDPYSSSKGAAEIAIASWRNSFFEDEGLRASCFVASARAGNVIGGGDWAMDRIVPDAIRALASGHPVPVRNKISTRPWQHVLEPLSGYLLLAARLAASVDGVNAAAGGVEGFKGGIPSTSQPFNPSTAELCAAFNFGPHLESNKTVEELVEEILKHWPGTWEDRSDPNAPHEAGKLNLVWDKAHHLLGWSPRWDFATTLSQTVAWYRGVHEGGNPGELTRRQIREYHAPL; encoded by the coding sequence ATGAGTTCCCTCTTAAACTTAAATTCACAACTTCAACTCACGAAAACGTTCCTTGGAAAGAACGTTTTCGTGACCGGCCACACCGGATTCAAAGGGGCCTGGCTCTGTGAGTGGCTCCTCTCCCTCGGGGCCAAGGTCCATGGCTTCAGCCTGCCGGAGCCCGTGTCCTCGCCCTGTCTCTTCGATCAACTGGGACTCGCCTCCCGAATGAATGACCGCCGAGGTGACATCCGCGACGGGGCTTCGGTGAAAAAGACCGTATTGGAAATTTCGCCCGACTTCGTCTTCCACCTGGCCGCCCAACCCTTGGTCCGCTTGTCCTACAGCACCCCGGTGGAGACCTGGGAAACCAACGTCATGGGCACCATCCATGTTCTTGAAGCGCTGAGGGCACTTCAAGAAGCCAAAGCCGCAAGTTTAAGGGGAGTTTCAACTTCCGACTCAAACTTGAGCAAGGTGACGACCGTCGCGGTCCTCATCACCACCGACAAAGTGTACGAAAACCGTGAGTGGTTGCACGGCTACCGGGAAGTGGATCCGCTCGGCGGCCACGATCCCTACAGTTCGAGCAAAGGCGCGGCGGAGATCGCCATTGCTTCCTGGCGGAATTCGTTTTTCGAAGATGAAGGGCTTCGTGCATCGTGCTTCGTTGCCTCGGCCCGGGCGGGCAATGTCATCGGGGGCGGGGATTGGGCTATGGACCGTATTGTGCCCGACGCCATCCGCGCCCTTGCTTCCGGACATCCGGTGCCCGTGCGCAACAAAATCTCCACCCGTCCCTGGCAGCACGTGTTGGAGCCTCTGTCCGGTTATCTCCTCCTTGCGGCTCGTCTCGCCGCAAGTGTTGATGGGGTGAATGCCGCCGCAGGCGGCGTTGAAGGATTTAAAGGTGGAATCCCCTCGACCTCTCAACCCTTCAACCCTTCAACGGCAGAGCTCTGCGCCGCCTTCAACTTCGGTCCCCATCTGGAATCCAACAAGACGGTCGAAGAGCTGGTCGAGGAAATACTCAAACATTGGCCAGGCACCTGGGAGGACCGCTCCGACCCGAACGCCCCCCACGAGGCCGGGAAGCTCAATCTCGTCTGGGACAAGGCCCATCATCTGTTGGGCTGGTCACCGCGATGGGATTTTGCCACCACGTTGTCACAAACCGTGGCGTGGTATCGTGGAGTTCACGAGGGGGGCAATCCGGGAGAATTGACCCGGAGACAGATCAGGGAGTATCATGCACCATTATGA
- a CDS encoding four helix bundle protein has translation MSRGFEDLEIWERAHKPTVYVCRVFIDCRFFALRGRILRTAISVPSKIAERAERNFPAEFARFVGIARGPLGELRSQLMIAWELAVATGAELETYLRERADFSHILYAFTRSLKTPDVLK, from the coding sequence ATGAGCAGAGGCTTTGAGGATCTGGAAATTTGGGAAAGAGCCCACAAACCGACCGTCTACGTTTGTCGTGTGTTCATTGATTGCCGTTTCTTTGCACTACGAGGCCGGATTTTACGAACCGCCATCAGTGTGCCCTCCAAAATCGCAGAACGGGCGGAACGAAACTTTCCTGCGGAATTTGCCCGTTTTGTGGGCATCGCCCGGGGCCCACTTGGTGAACTTAGATCGCAGTTGATGATTGCCTGGGAGTTGGCGGTCGCAACCGGTGCCGAGTTGGAAACTTATCTGCGTGAACGTGCGGATTTTTCGCACATACTTTATGCGTTTACCAGAAGCCTGAAAACCCCGGATGTCTTAAAATGA
- the rfbF gene encoding glucose-1-phosphate cytidylyltransferase, which produces MKAVLLAGGLGTRLSEETSLKPKPMVQIGNYPILWHIMKIYSAHGIHDFVICAGYRGYLIKEYFANYFLHQSDVTFDMRDNKMEVHEKRTEPWRVTIVDTGEDTMTGGRLKRIAPYVQDGAFCMTYGDGVGDVDIKALIAFHKAHGKKATLTAVQPSGRFGALQLDGDEMVAFQEKPKGDGSWINGGFFVLDPSVLGHVEGDGTLWEKEPMERLAAEGQMRAFKHEGFWQPMDTLRDKNHLEELWNSGKAPWKVW; this is translated from the coding sequence ATGAAAGCAGTTCTTTTGGCCGGAGGTTTGGGCACCCGACTCAGCGAAGAAACCTCCCTCAAGCCCAAGCCCATGGTCCAGATCGGGAATTATCCCATCCTTTGGCACATCATGAAGATTTACTCGGCCCACGGCATCCATGACTTTGTCATTTGCGCGGGTTACCGGGGATACCTGATCAAAGAATATTTCGCCAATTATTTTCTCCACCAATCCGATGTAACCTTTGACATGCGGGACAATAAAATGGAAGTACATGAAAAACGCACCGAGCCTTGGCGGGTCACCATCGTCGACACGGGTGAAGACACGATGACCGGTGGGCGGCTGAAGCGGATCGCTCCTTATGTGCAGGACGGTGCCTTCTGTATGACCTATGGAGATGGTGTGGGGGATGTTGACATCAAGGCGCTTATCGCCTTCCACAAGGCCCATGGGAAAAAGGCCACTTTGACCGCCGTGCAGCCCAGCGGGAGATTCGGTGCGCTGCAACTAGACGGGGACGAAATGGTTGCCTTCCAAGAGAAACCCAAGGGAGACGGCTCCTGGATCAACGGTGGTTTTTTTGTCCTCGATCCCTCGGTTCTCGGGCATGTGGAGGGTGATGGAACGCTTTGGGAAAAGGAGCCCATGGAGCGATTGGCCGCCGAAGGCCAGATGAGGGCCTTCAAGCACGAAGGATTCTGGCAGCCGATGGATACCCTCCGGGATAAGAATCACCTTGAAGAACTTTGGAACAGCGGGAAAGCGCCTTGGAAGGTTTGGTGA
- a CDS encoding sugar nucleotide-binding protein encodes MILLLGASGYIGSAFQTHYRSRNLDFKAVSLTHSPDPRESLAKAIRELRPTFLVNCAGFTGKPNVDAAEDRKAECLEVNTHLPSMIAQICADHQLPWGHVSSGCIYTGSKSCGSGFSEEDPPNFDFRHNNCSFYSGSKALAEEVLKEAPNCFLWRLRIPFNEFDHPRNYLTKLMRYSRLLDVRNSISQVDDFVRACCETWSKRLPYGTYNMTNPGSVTTREVAALIEKYGLGRPGGFQFFESEDEFMQLAATTPRASCVLDSSKLATHGIVLREVHDSIEWCLKNWRPAAP; translated from the coding sequence ATGATATTGCTTTTGGGAGCTTCCGGTTACATAGGTTCGGCATTCCAAACGCACTACCGTTCCAGGAACCTTGATTTCAAGGCTGTTTCCCTGACCCATTCACCTGACCCAAGGGAATCACTGGCCAAAGCCATCCGGGAGCTCCGCCCCACTTTCTTGGTCAATTGCGCGGGCTTTACAGGGAAACCCAATGTGGACGCAGCAGAAGACCGCAAGGCCGAGTGCCTGGAGGTCAACACCCATCTCCCAAGCATGATTGCCCAAATATGCGCCGATCACCAATTGCCCTGGGGTCACGTTTCTTCGGGCTGCATTTATACCGGCAGCAAATCCTGCGGCTCGGGATTTTCCGAGGAAGACCCACCCAACTTCGATTTCCGCCACAACAACTGCAGTTTCTACAGCGGCTCCAAAGCCCTGGCCGAAGAAGTTCTCAAAGAAGCCCCCAACTGTTTCCTCTGGCGACTCCGCATTCCCTTCAATGAGTTCGACCATCCTCGCAATTACCTCACCAAACTCATGCGCTACTCCCGTCTCCTCGATGTGCGCAACTCCATTTCCCAGGTAGACGATTTCGTCCGGGCCTGTTGTGAAACCTGGTCCAAACGGCTTCCCTATGGCACCTACAATATGACCAATCCCGGCTCGGTCACCACCCGCGAGGTGGCCGCCCTCATTGAAAAATACGGTCTTGGACGCCCCGGAGGCTTCCAGTTTTTCGAGTCCGAGGATGAATTCATGCAACTGGCCGCGACCACACCGCGGGCCAGTTGCGTTCTTGACTCATCCAAGTTGGCTACGCATGGCATCGTTCTCAGGGAAGTACATGACTCCATCGAATGGTGTTTGAAGAACTGGCGCCCGGCCGCCCCTTGA
- a CDS encoding STELLO glycosyltransferase family protein yields the protein MDPIPFGQGALVVTSISAPNPVLRALAQGAAGAGCRFIVAGDTKSPDHFLLPGCEFLSVDQQRQMPFQYAGLCPTRSYTRKNIAYLAAIAGGARFIVETDDDNFPRPDFWAPRNRLVNGDAVEASGWVNVYGHFADDFIYPRGYPLDGVRSAGSVPPRLPNAFSGACPIQQGLADENPDVDAVYRMLYPLPFNFRKDRPMVLQKNQWCPFNSQNTTFFPEVYPLLYLPAHCSFRMTDIWRSFVAQRILWTCGWGLSFHSATVWQERNEHSLIVDFRDEVPGYLHNRHIAEALERLDLPQGPAAITANIRACYGELIAKGWIGPEEMDLLDAWLKDLLDLPGHSSFPQKAGDAGPASVHRGV from the coding sequence ATGGATCCGATTCCTTTCGGGCAGGGGGCCCTGGTCGTCACCTCGATTTCGGCGCCCAATCCCGTTTTGCGCGCCCTGGCCCAGGGTGCGGCGGGTGCGGGTTGCCGGTTCATCGTCGCGGGTGACACCAAAAGCCCGGATCATTTTCTGCTGCCGGGTTGTGAGTTCCTTTCCGTTGACCAGCAGAGGCAAATGCCGTTCCAATACGCCGGGCTTTGTCCGACCCGCTCCTATACCCGGAAGAACATTGCCTACCTCGCGGCCATTGCGGGCGGGGCGCGGTTTATTGTCGAGACCGACGATGATAATTTTCCTCGTCCTGATTTTTGGGCACCGCGCAACCGCTTGGTGAATGGGGATGCGGTGGAAGCCTCGGGATGGGTCAATGTCTATGGCCATTTCGCGGATGATTTTATTTATCCCAGGGGGTATCCGCTGGACGGCGTTCGCTCGGCCGGCTCGGTTCCGCCTCGTCTGCCGAACGCGTTCTCCGGGGCTTGTCCCATCCAACAGGGTTTGGCGGATGAAAATCCCGATGTGGATGCCGTCTACCGCATGCTTTATCCCCTGCCCTTCAACTTCCGCAAGGACCGGCCCATGGTTTTGCAAAAAAACCAGTGGTGCCCGTTCAACAGCCAGAACACGACGTTCTTCCCCGAAGTCTATCCCCTCCTCTACCTCCCGGCCCATTGCAGCTTCCGGATGACGGATATCTGGCGCAGCTTTGTCGCCCAACGCATCCTGTGGACCTGTGGATGGGGGCTTTCTTTCCACTCGGCCACCGTCTGGCAGGAACGGAATGAGCACAGCCTGATCGTGGATTTCCGGGATGAAGTGCCGGGTTATCTGCATAATCGCCACATCGCCGAGGCTTTGGAGCGTTTGGATTTACCCCAGGGGCCTGCGGCCATTACGGCCAATATTCGGGCCTGCTATGGAGAACTCATCGCGAAGGGGTGGATTGGTCCAGAGGAAATGGATTTGCTGGATGCTTGGCTGAAGGATTTGCTGGATCTGCCCGGTCATTCCTCGTTTCCCCAGAAGGCTGGGGACGCCGGGCCCGCATCAGTACACCGGGGTGTATGA